The following are encoded together in the Salinibacter grassmerensis genome:
- the rpsO gene encoding 30S ribosomal protein S15, with the protein MITNEERQNIVDRFGNGPNDTGTPEVQIAIFTKRIEHLTEHLEEHPNDNSTRQGLLDLVGKRRRLLNYLQENEIERYRTIRDELELRK; encoded by the coding sequence ATGATTACCAACGAAGAGAGACAGAACATTGTAGACCGGTTCGGCAACGGACCTAACGACACGGGGACCCCGGAGGTGCAAATTGCGATCTTTACGAAGCGCATTGAGCACCTGACGGAGCACCTCGAGGAGCACCCCAACGACAATTCGACCCGACAGGGGCTCCTTGATCTCGTCGGCAAACGCCGACGGCTGCTCAATTATCTTCAGGAAAACGAGATTGAGCGGTACCGTACCATCCGAGACGAGTTGGAGCTCCGAAAGTAG
- a CDS encoding segregation and condensation protein A — MYRVELEQFEGPMDLLLFFIKRDEIDIYDIPIARIADEYLEYVRVMEEIDLDGVGDFIYMAALLINIKARMLLPSQEADEDGESVDPRRELVERLLEYVRFKEAADQLSTRRERRREHFVRGDASSDRERVEESHEVEVDSSVFELVEALGRVLEADEEDEDDTPIHEVEPLEYTVEEQQQYVIERLRRESQVSFRTLIRGESRGFVIATFLALLELTRQQHLRLRIEERASDFSVEARDDTSLRTDDPSPQDLSGPQGDGAVGESPGRSDEE; from the coding sequence ATGTACCGCGTTGAGCTGGAGCAATTTGAGGGCCCGATGGATCTCCTCCTGTTTTTTATTAAGCGGGATGAGATCGACATCTACGACATCCCCATTGCCCGCATCGCGGACGAGTACCTCGAGTACGTCCGTGTGATGGAGGAAATCGACCTTGACGGCGTGGGCGACTTTATCTACATGGCCGCCCTCCTCATCAACATCAAGGCCCGGATGCTCTTGCCCTCGCAGGAGGCCGACGAGGACGGAGAATCCGTTGATCCGCGCCGCGAGCTGGTGGAGCGCCTTCTGGAGTACGTGCGGTTTAAGGAGGCGGCCGATCAACTGTCCACCCGCCGCGAGCGACGGCGCGAGCACTTCGTGCGGGGCGATGCGTCTTCGGACCGGGAGCGTGTTGAGGAGTCCCACGAAGTGGAGGTGGATTCGTCTGTCTTCGAGTTGGTCGAAGCGCTCGGGCGAGTCCTCGAAGCCGACGAGGAGGACGAGGACGACACGCCCATCCACGAAGTTGAGCCGCTTGAGTATACCGTTGAAGAACAGCAGCAATATGTAATTGAGCGCCTGCGTCGGGAGTCGCAGGTGTCCTTTCGGACACTGATTCGGGGAGAATCGCGCGGCTTCGTGATTGCGACCTTCCTGGCGCTCTTGGAACTGACGCGGCAGCAGCACCTCCGGCTTCGAATCGAAGAACGGGCGTCCGACTTCTCTGTGGAAGCACGGGACGACACGTCACTCCGGACCGACGATCCGTCTCCGCAAGACCTCTCCGGGCCCCAAGGCGATGGAGCCGTTGGGGAGTCCCCAGGGCGTTCCGACGAAGAGTGA
- the nusA gene encoding transcription termination factor NusA: MRSEDLISSFGEIARSKDMDRDTLQIIVEDVFRAMLRKRYGSDEAFEIIFNPKQGDIQILHIQEVVGDWEVEDPVTQIKESEAQEIDDGFAVGDEVAGGLDVSEFGRRAVMTARQTFRQRIRDIEKEQVYQEYTELIGEIVVGEIYQVRRHETLLMHEDTELVLPRDEQIPGDHYRKGNMLRTVVKEVRRDAGSDPQVVVSRTSPVFMERLFEVEVPEVHDGIVEIKKVARIPGDRAKVAVESHDEKVDPVGACVGVKGVRINAVVRELSDENIDVMQWSDDPQELIARALSPAEPTNVSLNQDEEPPRSRVEVPADEVSQAIGKRGVNIKLASQLTGYEIDVYREIPADEEDIDIEQFGDELTEETIGKLKRIGCDTGKAVLELSADALARRADLDRDTAKQVLEIIETEFEKGPGIIESIRQGRFTVQTAEATDTDGTVPGEASTEANASSASPSDSADAETSGDADDEQPDDEQPEVDAPAPDSDAEDPAADETPTDAPEHIDEDDAVKDEGDEEADDDEIPQHPSEEQQETESTPEEPEVRS, encoded by the coding sequence ATGCGAAGCGAAGACCTGATCTCCTCATTTGGGGAAATAGCCCGGTCGAAGGATATGGACCGGGACACGCTGCAGATCATCGTGGAGGACGTGTTCCGCGCGATGCTTCGCAAGCGATACGGATCGGACGAAGCCTTCGAGATCATTTTCAATCCGAAGCAGGGGGACATCCAGATCCTCCACATCCAAGAGGTCGTCGGGGACTGGGAGGTGGAAGACCCGGTGACTCAAATCAAGGAGTCCGAGGCCCAGGAGATTGACGACGGCTTCGCGGTTGGTGACGAGGTGGCCGGCGGCCTAGACGTCAGCGAGTTTGGACGGCGGGCGGTGATGACCGCGCGGCAGACCTTTCGCCAGCGGATCCGTGACATTGAAAAGGAACAGGTCTACCAGGAGTACACGGAGCTCATTGGGGAAATTGTCGTCGGGGAAATCTATCAGGTTCGTCGCCACGAGACGCTTTTGATGCACGAAGACACCGAGCTCGTGCTGCCGCGCGACGAACAAATTCCGGGGGACCACTACCGGAAGGGCAACATGCTCCGCACTGTCGTCAAAGAAGTGCGGCGCGATGCCGGAAGTGATCCACAGGTTGTGGTAAGCCGCACCTCCCCGGTCTTCATGGAGCGCCTCTTCGAAGTGGAGGTGCCGGAGGTGCACGACGGCATCGTTGAGATCAAGAAGGTGGCCCGGATTCCTGGAGACCGCGCCAAGGTGGCGGTCGAGAGCCACGATGAAAAGGTGGACCCTGTGGGCGCGTGCGTGGGTGTCAAGGGCGTCCGGATCAACGCCGTTGTCCGGGAGCTCTCCGACGAGAACATCGACGTGATGCAGTGGTCCGACGATCCCCAAGAGCTCATCGCCCGGGCTCTGTCGCCGGCCGAGCCGACGAACGTGTCCCTAAATCAGGATGAGGAGCCCCCGCGATCTCGCGTGGAAGTGCCGGCAGACGAGGTCAGTCAAGCGATCGGCAAGCGTGGTGTCAACATCAAGCTTGCCTCGCAGTTGACCGGGTACGAAATCGATGTCTACCGCGAAATTCCGGCGGATGAGGAAGACATTGACATCGAGCAGTTTGGCGATGAACTTACAGAAGAAACCATTGGGAAGCTGAAGCGAATTGGGTGCGATACCGGAAAGGCCGTGCTCGAATTGTCGGCGGATGCGCTGGCGCGGCGCGCCGACCTTGACCGCGACACCGCCAAGCAGGTGCTGGAGATCATCGAGACTGAATTCGAGAAGGGACCCGGCATCATCGAGTCGATTCGGCAGGGGCGATTCACGGTACAGACGGCGGAGGCGACCGATACGGACGGCACCGTGCCCGGCGAGGCATCGACCGAGGCAAACGCGTCTTCTGCCAGCCCGTCCGATTCCGCTGACGCGGAGACTTCGGGCGATGCGGACGACGAACAGCCGGACGACGAACAGCCGGAGGTCGACGCGCCGGCCCCCGACTCGGATGCGGAAGACCCGGCCGCTGACGAGACGCCCACGGATGCGCCCGAGCACATCGACGAGGACGACGCGGTGAAGGATGAAGGCGACGAAGAGGCTGACGATGACGAGATTCCCCAACACCCTTCTGAAGAGCAGCAGGAAACGGAGTCGACCCCAGAAGAGCCGGAGGTTCGATCCTAA
- the galE gene encoding UDP-glucose 4-epimerase GalE — translation MRVLVTGGAGYIGSTVARRLVETGNDVIVFDNLSQGHRAAVPDGAAFVHGDLNDRGLIDHALAEHRPEAIMHFASHTLVGESMEKPFLYLDENVRCGVNLMKSAVEHGVDRFILSSTANLFGTPERIPIDEDVTVDPGSPYGESKFILERTLRWLDETEDLSYAALRYFNAAGAAGPDQGEDHDPETHLIPIVLEVALGQRDEIVIFGDDYDTPDGTCVRDYVHVLDLAQAHILALNALDGESRVYNLGNGEGYSVREVIETARRVTGHAIPAKEGDPRPGDPPALIASSDKIREELGWAPEHSALDDIIGSAWEWHQRHPDGYDGLQ, via the coding sequence ATGCGCGTTCTTGTAACAGGAGGGGCCGGGTACATCGGAAGCACCGTGGCCCGACGACTCGTCGAGACCGGAAATGACGTGATCGTGTTCGACAACTTATCGCAGGGGCACCGGGCGGCGGTGCCGGACGGGGCGGCCTTCGTCCACGGGGACCTGAACGATCGTGGACTGATTGATCACGCCCTCGCCGAACACCGACCCGAGGCGATCATGCACTTCGCCTCGCATACTCTGGTGGGGGAGTCGATGGAGAAACCGTTTCTGTACCTCGACGAAAACGTGCGGTGCGGGGTCAACTTGATGAAGTCTGCCGTGGAGCACGGCGTAGACCGCTTCATCCTGTCCTCGACCGCCAACTTATTCGGCACCCCGGAGCGCATTCCCATCGATGAGGATGTGACGGTCGATCCGGGAAGTCCCTACGGCGAGTCGAAGTTCATCCTGGAGCGAACCCTCCGCTGGCTCGACGAGACCGAGGACCTTTCCTACGCCGCGCTCCGCTACTTCAACGCGGCCGGGGCCGCCGGGCCCGACCAGGGCGAAGACCACGACCCCGAGACGCACCTCATCCCCATCGTGCTGGAAGTCGCGCTCGGCCAGCGCGATGAGATCGTCATCTTCGGAGACGACTACGACACCCCCGATGGGACGTGTGTGCGGGACTACGTCCACGTGCTCGACCTCGCGCAGGCGCATATTCTGGCCCTGAACGCCCTGGATGGTGAGAGCCGCGTGTACAATCTGGGCAACGGAGAGGGCTACAGCGTACGGGAGGTCATCGAGACCGCCCGCCGTGTCACCGGTCATGCGATCCCCGCCAAAGAGGGCGATCCCCGCCCGGGCGATCCGCCGGCCCTCATCGCAAGCAGCGACAAGATCCGTGAGGAGCTTGGGTGGGCCCCGGAGCACAGCGCCCTCGACGACATCATCGGCTCGGCCTGGGAGTGGCACCAGCGTCACCCAGACGGGTATGACGGACTGCAGTGA
- the pnp gene encoding polyribonucleotide nucleotidyltransferase: MKPEAHIEDIEFVPDRSLSLETGRIAKQADGSVVARLGDTMVLSTATLSDSVNESNFFPLTVDYREKFAAGGKVPGGFIKREGRPTDKETLTSRLIDRAIRPLFPDGFYHDVHVVNFVISAGQDFDADVIAGVGSSAALMLSGAPFAGPFAEVRVGRVDGDYIVNPTMQQTEESDIDLVVAGKEDALVMVEGEAEEISEESMIEALDVAHRSIRRLCEGQHRLVEQAGEPEPFEWEADLVPDELIGRMREEYGPKVADHIHGPYSKEAFHGGIGDLKDQAVDDVLGDESETPEGYTASDIRDAIGEVEKDEMRNMIVEEGKRIDGRDQTDVRDLWMEVGYLPRVHGSAIFTRGETQVLGSITLGTSDDVQPVDEVFADTDKSFYLHYRFPPFSVGEASYLRGPKRREIGHSMLAERALRPVIPEQDEFPYTIRINADVMESNGSSSMASVCAGSMALMDAGVPIEKPVAGIAMGLVQEGDETTVLTDILGQEDHLGDMDFKLTGTRDGITACQMDMKIEGLSRDVMLKALKQSRDARHHILDSMEETISEPRTELSSHAPRLTKLTIDPDRIGAVIGPGGKVVKSVQEETNTEITVEEEEGVGIVTIAATNQNDAEAAIERIKQIVAVPEEGEDYMGTVKGIRDFGAFVEIMPEKTGLLHVSEIDYDYVENVEDYLEVGDKVKVHLLEVHDDGKMRLTRKPFVEENGEQDG; the protein is encoded by the coding sequence ATGAAGCCTGAAGCCCACATTGAAGACATCGAGTTTGTCCCCGACCGGTCGCTGTCGCTGGAGACGGGCCGCATCGCCAAGCAGGCAGATGGATCCGTCGTGGCTCGGTTGGGGGACACGATGGTCCTCTCCACCGCCACCCTCAGTGACTCCGTCAACGAATCAAACTTCTTCCCGCTCACCGTTGACTACCGGGAAAAGTTTGCGGCGGGGGGGAAGGTGCCGGGCGGATTCATCAAGCGCGAGGGGCGTCCCACCGACAAAGAGACGCTCACTTCGCGGCTGATTGACCGCGCGATCCGGCCGCTTTTCCCGGACGGCTTCTACCACGACGTCCACGTCGTGAACTTTGTTATCTCGGCGGGGCAGGACTTCGACGCCGACGTGATCGCCGGGGTTGGATCGTCCGCGGCCCTCATGCTGTCGGGGGCGCCCTTTGCGGGGCCTTTCGCGGAGGTCCGCGTGGGCCGCGTGGATGGCGACTACATTGTCAACCCGACGATGCAACAAACCGAGGAGAGTGACATCGACCTCGTGGTGGCGGGGAAGGAGGATGCCCTCGTCATGGTTGAAGGGGAGGCCGAAGAGATCAGTGAGGAGAGCATGATCGAGGCCCTCGACGTGGCCCACCGGTCGATCCGGCGGCTGTGCGAGGGGCAGCATCGTCTCGTAGAGCAGGCGGGCGAGCCCGAGCCATTCGAATGGGAGGCCGATCTCGTGCCGGACGAGTTGATTGGACGCATGCGGGAGGAGTACGGGCCCAAAGTGGCCGATCACATCCACGGCCCCTACAGCAAAGAGGCGTTCCACGGCGGAATTGGGGACCTGAAAGATCAGGCCGTCGACGACGTGCTTGGCGATGAGAGCGAGACCCCCGAGGGCTACACCGCGTCGGACATCCGCGACGCCATCGGGGAGGTGGAGAAAGACGAAATGCGCAACATGATCGTTGAGGAAGGCAAGCGCATCGACGGACGCGACCAGACGGATGTTCGAGACCTCTGGATGGAGGTTGGCTATCTTCCGCGTGTCCACGGGTCCGCCATCTTTACGCGAGGCGAGACGCAGGTACTCGGCTCGATCACGCTCGGCACATCGGACGACGTGCAGCCGGTCGACGAGGTCTTCGCCGATACAGACAAATCCTTCTACCTCCACTACCGCTTTCCGCCGTTCTCCGTGGGCGAGGCCAGTTACCTGCGCGGACCCAAGCGCCGTGAAATCGGCCACAGCATGCTTGCGGAGCGGGCCCTGCGGCCGGTCATCCCGGAGCAGGACGAATTCCCCTACACCATCCGCATCAACGCCGACGTGATGGAGTCGAACGGCTCCTCCTCAATGGCGAGTGTCTGCGCCGGTAGCATGGCACTCATGGATGCCGGGGTGCCCATCGAGAAGCCGGTCGCCGGCATCGCAATGGGACTTGTGCAGGAGGGCGACGAGACCACCGTCCTCACCGACATTCTCGGCCAGGAGGACCACCTGGGCGACATGGACTTTAAGCTCACGGGCACCCGGGACGGCATCACGGCCTGTCAGATGGACATGAAGATTGAAGGCCTGTCCCGCGACGTCATGCTGAAGGCCCTGAAGCAGTCGCGAGATGCGCGTCATCACATCCTCGACAGCATGGAGGAGACCATCTCGGAGCCGCGGACCGAGTTGTCCAGCCATGCCCCGCGCCTGACCAAGCTCACGATTGATCCCGACCGGATCGGTGCCGTCATTGGCCCGGGCGGAAAGGTGGTCAAGAGCGTTCAGGAAGAGACGAACACCGAGATCACGGTTGAGGAGGAAGAGGGCGTGGGCATCGTGACGATTGCGGCGACCAACCAAAACGACGCCGAGGCGGCCATCGAGCGGATCAAGCAAATCGTGGCCGTGCCGGAGGAGGGCGAGGATTACATGGGCACCGTCAAGGGCATCCGCGACTTCGGGGCCTTCGTCGAGATCATGCCCGAGAAGACGGGCCTGCTCCACGTCTCCGAGATCGACTACGACTACGTCGAGAACGTCGAGGACTACCTCGAGGTGGGCGATAAGGTGAAAGTCCATCTTCTCGAGGTCCACGACGACGGCAAGATGCGCCTCACGCGCAAGCCGTTCGTCGAAGAAAATGGAGAACAGGACGGATAG
- the infB gene encoding translation initiation factor IF-2, translating into MATKTKDFQAKKLFQVVRELNVSEDRVVEFLENEGYEEALSGSGLNAKIVDEEAYLVLREEYADDAEVAARIRELRSEDDDSGPERDEVATLDEEQEAEPESTAEEAEDPESTVVEEEPQASGDAEPHASQKEEATSETEPPAEDEAEHSGEDVPVDEPADKVSSDEETVSVDEADEGEGSAADDEQEPEVEAATSEEEVAEEAPDTETADTEAADAEAADAEAADAEAADAEAAEAKETDVADDVEDEATASEPAEEESEASAEGTAEASTPDQETEPTDAADEPTSEEDTEASEESAEPEDGTSDTDEAADTDEAADTDEADDSADAAGDDAEEDGETLKAGRYRLKGPSVVGKMDSDQLQRPERKRKRKQKEKDKNKDKIKNKSKKSKKNKRSNKNKSKKQKGGGGPDEEDIEQTLQETLQELEQGASRERQRRRRRRRKRHEEERQRRRERKREQENILEVTEFVTTGELANLIGEPVSDVIDTLFDAGMMVSINQRLDTETIEFVADEYGYEVEFVAERDTQAVEVEEDDPEDLEPRAPVVTVMGHVDHGKTSLLDYVRNANVVAGEEGGITQHVGAHYVELTDHDNEAIAFLDTPGHEAFTAMRARGAKATDIVILVVAADDSVMPRTKEAINHAQAADVPIVVAINKMDKREADAEKVRAELADQNVLVEEYGGDVQAAEVSAKTGDGINELLDKVLLQSEIMELKANPNREASGVIIESRLEKGRGNVITVLVQNGTLETGDPFLAGIHSGSVRAMFNERDNRIESVGPSQPALVLGCDGSPEVGDQFVVMDDEGEARDVAQERQRIHREQELRRQSQVSLDQVSRQMAEGEFHELNLIIKADVGGSVEALSDALLKLKTDEVAVNVIHSGVGAITESDVMLARASDAIILGFQVRPTSGARDASQREDVDIRTYSVIYAAIEDVRDALEGLLSPERREETKGRAEVRDTFSVPDVGTVAGCYVNEGTVGRNHKVRLVRDGVVQYEGEISSLKRFEEDVNEVQSGYECGLSIENFDDLKAEDELETYVIVEEARELEV; encoded by the coding sequence ATGGCAACTAAGACGAAAGACTTCCAAGCGAAGAAACTCTTTCAGGTCGTTCGGGAGCTAAATGTTTCCGAAGACCGCGTGGTAGAGTTTCTGGAAAATGAGGGCTACGAAGAAGCCCTCTCCGGATCTGGCCTCAACGCGAAGATTGTTGACGAGGAGGCGTATCTCGTCCTGCGGGAGGAGTACGCCGATGACGCAGAGGTGGCCGCCCGCATCCGAGAACTTCGCTCGGAGGACGACGACAGCGGTCCGGAGCGGGATGAAGTGGCCACCCTCGATGAGGAGCAGGAGGCCGAGCCGGAGTCTACCGCTGAAGAGGCAGAAGACCCGGAGTCCACTGTCGTGGAGGAGGAGCCACAGGCCTCAGGCGACGCGGAGCCGCATGCCTCTCAGAAAGAAGAGGCCACCTCGGAGACTGAGCCCCCCGCAGAAGATGAAGCGGAGCATTCCGGGGAGGATGTGCCCGTCGACGAGCCCGCCGATAAGGTGTCGTCGGATGAAGAGACCGTTTCTGTCGACGAGGCCGACGAGGGGGAAGGATCAGCAGCTGACGACGAGCAGGAACCGGAAGTCGAGGCGGCGACCTCGGAGGAAGAGGTTGCTGAAGAGGCCCCTGACACGGAGACTGCTGACACGGAGGCCGCTGATGCAGAGGCCGCTGATGCAGAGGCCGCTGATGCAGAGGCCGCTGATGCGGAGGCCGCAGAGGCGAAAGAGACAGATGTCGCGGATGACGTTGAGGACGAGGCCACTGCGTCCGAACCGGCCGAGGAGGAGTCCGAGGCGTCGGCCGAGGGGACGGCGGAAGCGTCGACTCCCGATCAGGAGACAGAACCGACCGACGCGGCAGACGAACCCACCTCTGAGGAAGACACAGAGGCCTCGGAAGAGTCTGCGGAGCCTGAAGATGGGACCTCCGATACAGATGAGGCCGCCGACACAGATGAGGCCGCCGACACAGATGAGGCAGATGACTCTGCCGACGCGGCGGGCGACGACGCGGAAGAAGACGGGGAGACGCTCAAGGCCGGGCGCTACCGCCTCAAGGGGCCCAGCGTGGTTGGCAAGATGGACAGCGATCAGCTTCAGCGCCCTGAGCGTAAGCGCAAGCGCAAGCAAAAAGAGAAAGATAAGAACAAAGATAAAATCAAGAATAAAAGTAAAAAGAGCAAAAAGAACAAAAGGAGCAACAAGAACAAGAGCAAGAAGCAGAAGGGCGGCGGTGGCCCCGACGAGGAAGACATCGAGCAGACGCTTCAAGAGACGCTTCAGGAACTGGAGCAGGGCGCTAGCCGCGAGCGTCAACGTCGCCGCCGTCGCCGCCGCAAGCGCCACGAGGAAGAGCGTCAGCGCCGGCGAGAGCGCAAGCGTGAGCAGGAGAATATCCTCGAGGTGACCGAGTTCGTCACGACCGGCGAACTCGCGAACCTGATCGGGGAGCCCGTGAGTGACGTGATCGACACGCTGTTCGACGCGGGCATGATGGTGTCTATCAACCAGCGCCTCGATACCGAGACGATCGAGTTTGTCGCCGACGAGTACGGCTACGAGGTCGAATTCGTCGCGGAGCGGGACACGCAGGCCGTTGAGGTTGAGGAAGACGATCCGGAGGACCTTGAGCCGCGTGCCCCAGTGGTGACGGTGATGGGCCACGTCGACCACGGCAAAACTTCGCTGCTCGACTACGTCCGGAACGCCAACGTGGTGGCTGGAGAGGAGGGAGGCATCACGCAGCACGTGGGGGCTCACTACGTGGAGCTCACCGACCACGACAACGAGGCCATTGCGTTCCTCGACACGCCCGGCCACGAGGCCTTCACTGCCATGCGTGCTCGTGGTGCCAAGGCCACCGACATCGTGATCCTGGTTGTTGCCGCCGACGACTCCGTGATGCCACGGACGAAGGAGGCGATCAACCACGCCCAGGCCGCCGACGTCCCCATCGTGGTGGCCATCAATAAGATGGACAAGCGCGAGGCGGACGCCGAAAAGGTGCGGGCCGAGCTCGCCGACCAGAACGTGCTCGTGGAGGAGTACGGCGGTGACGTTCAGGCCGCCGAGGTATCCGCGAAGACGGGCGACGGCATCAACGAGCTGCTCGACAAGGTCCTTCTGCAGTCCGAGATCATGGAGCTGAAGGCCAACCCCAACCGGGAGGCCTCCGGCGTCATCATCGAGAGCCGCCTGGAGAAGGGGCGCGGAAACGTGATCACCGTTCTCGTCCAGAACGGCACCCTCGAAACGGGCGACCCCTTCCTGGCCGGGATTCACAGCGGAAGCGTCCGTGCAATGTTCAACGAGCGGGACAACCGCATCGAGTCAGTGGGACCTTCTCAACCGGCCCTTGTGCTCGGGTGTGACGGCTCCCCAGAGGTGGGCGACCAATTCGTCGTCATGGACGACGAGGGCGAGGCCCGAGATGTGGCGCAGGAGCGCCAGCGGATCCACCGCGAGCAGGAGCTTCGGCGACAGAGCCAGGTTTCGCTCGATCAGGTCAGCCGCCAAATGGCCGAGGGCGAGTTCCACGAGCTCAACCTCATCATCAAGGCCGACGTGGGCGGATCCGTCGAGGCGCTGTCGGACGCCCTTCTGAAGCTGAAGACCGACGAGGTGGCGGTCAACGTGATTCACAGCGGCGTAGGGGCCATTACCGAAAGCGATGTCATGTTGGCCCGCGCATCGGACGCCATCATCCTTGGCTTCCAGGTACGTCCCACGTCCGGGGCCCGGGACGCGTCTCAGCGCGAGGACGTTGACATTCGAACCTACTCGGTGATCTACGCGGCCATCGAAGACGTCCGCGACGCCCTGGAGGGACTGCTTTCCCCAGAGCGCCGTGAAGAGACGAAGGGCCGCGCCGAGGTTCGAGATACCTTCAGCGTGCCCGACGTGGGAACGGTGGCGGGCTGCTACGTCAACGAGGGCACCGTGGGCCGAAACCACAAGGTGCGCCTCGTGCGAGACGGCGTGGTGCAGTACGAGGGCGAGATCAGTTCGCTCAAGCGCTTCGAGGAAGACGTCAATGAGGTCCAGAGCGGGTACGAGTGTGGGCTCTCGATCGAGAACTTCGACGACCTGAAGGCCGAGGATGAGCTCGAAACCTACGTAATTGTCGAGGAGGCACGGGAGCTTGAGGTCTGA
- a CDS encoding bifunctional riboflavin kinase/FAD synthetase, which translates to MKREIGWDAISRDPESVVTVGTFDGVHRGHQAIIEYLQERAEAQNGPSTLVSFDPHPRAVVHDEEVPLLTTVAERADLLEALGLDRFVVVPFSDDFAQLGPTAYVEEVLVNRVGVQEVTVGYDHRFGKDRAGDVEDLRALGGEYGFSVDVIPPQEVDHDVVSSSSIRSLLREEGAIERANDRLGRPYRLNGVVSRGQGRGRKLGYPTANLALEDARKLVPNLGVYATRVTLPDGNQWGGMMNIGRRPTFDEMDVTAEVHLLDYEGDLYGSFLSVEFLQRLRAEQKFESAEALVAQLSEDEERCRTVIRTQA; encoded by the coding sequence ATGAAGCGCGAAATTGGATGGGACGCCATCAGCCGTGACCCCGAATCGGTCGTCACCGTCGGGACGTTCGACGGCGTTCACCGTGGCCACCAGGCAATCATCGAATACCTGCAGGAGCGGGCCGAGGCCCAGAATGGACCGAGCACCCTCGTGTCATTCGATCCGCACCCACGAGCCGTGGTGCACGACGAAGAGGTTCCGCTCTTGACGACCGTGGCCGAGCGGGCGGACCTGCTGGAAGCCCTTGGTCTGGACCGGTTCGTGGTCGTCCCGTTTTCGGACGACTTCGCACAGCTTGGCCCCACGGCGTACGTCGAAGAGGTGCTGGTGAACCGAGTCGGCGTGCAGGAGGTCACGGTCGGCTACGACCACCGGTTTGGGAAAGACCGGGCCGGGGACGTGGAGGACCTTCGGGCGCTCGGCGGCGAGTACGGTTTTTCGGTCGACGTCATTCCTCCCCAAGAGGTCGATCACGATGTCGTGTCGTCCAGCAGCATCCGGTCCCTGCTGAGAGAAGAGGGGGCCATTGAGCGGGCCAATGATCGCCTGGGGCGGCCCTATCGGCTCAACGGCGTTGTCTCGCGGGGCCAGGGGCGGGGACGCAAGCTCGGGTATCCCACCGCCAATCTCGCGCTCGAAGATGCCCGCAAGTTGGTCCCAAACCTTGGAGTCTACGCCACACGGGTCACGCTCCCGGATGGGAACCAGTGGGGGGGCATGATGAATATCGGGCGCAGACCCACGTTCGACGAAATGGACGTCACCGCTGAGGTGCACCTTCTCGACTACGAAGGCGATCTATACGGATCATTCCTCTCTGTTGAGTTCCTGCAAAGATTGCGGGCCGAACAGAAGTTTGAATCCGCGGAGGCATTGGTGGCGCAACTTTCTGAAGACGAAGAGCGTTGCAGAACCGTTATTCGAACACAGGCCTAG
- the rbfA gene encoding 30S ribosome-binding factor RbfA, which produces MSVYTERVAELVQREVARILQREYADRLQPMVTITRARVTGDLSIAYLHASVMGDTAEEREATFRQLESLADEIRNQLASRIRHKVREIPELKFFHDESMEEAKRMENLFDRIREERERRLEDGESTPDDRE; this is translated from the coding sequence ATGAGTGTATATACTGAACGCGTTGCGGAGCTCGTTCAGCGCGAGGTCGCCCGCATCCTACAACGCGAATACGCAGACCGACTCCAGCCGATGGTGACCATTACCCGGGCTCGAGTGACCGGTGACCTCTCCATTGCGTACCTCCACGCAAGCGTGATGGGAGACACCGCTGAAGAGCGAGAAGCCACGTTCCGGCAGTTGGAAAGTCTCGCGGACGAGATCCGGAATCAGCTGGCGTCTCGAATTCGGCACAAGGTTCGGGAGATTCCAGAACTCAAGTTCTTCCACGACGAGTCGATGGAGGAGGCCAAGCGCATGGAAAACCTGTTTGATCGCATCCGCGAGGAGCGAGAGCGGCGGCTTGAAGACGGAGAGAGTACTCCCGACGATCGTGAGTGA